Below is a genomic region from Armatimonadota bacterium.
TTGACAGGTTGATGACGCAGTTCGAGATGATGACGTCGACCGAGTTGTTTGGAAGGGGGATCGATTCGATGTGACCTTTGAGGAACGAGACGTTGGTGATTCCGCTTTCCGCCTTGTTTCGCTCGGCAAGAGCGAGCATTTCGTCGGTCATATCCAGACCGAAAGCAAACCCAGTTGGCCCGACTCGGCGAGCAGAAAGGAGAACATCGATCCCTCCCCCAGAGCCGAGGTCGAGGACGGTCTCGCCTTCGCTGAGCGAGGCGAGGGCAGTGGGGTTTCCACAGCCAAGCGAAGCGAGGAGAGCCGCTTCCGGGATGTCGCCTGCTTCGGATTCACTGTAGAGGTTGCCGGTGATGACATCTCCGCCGCAGCAGCTATCGTTGCCGCCTCCGGTGTTTCCGCCGCAGCAGGCGGCACCCTGGCCGTTGAGGACGGTGAGCGCGGCGGCGCCGTACTTCTCGCGAACGATTTCGCGTACGTCTTCTCGGTCGATGAGTCTTGTGTTTTCGTTCATTGTGTTAGCAACAGTTGGTTTGGTCGTTGGGTTGGGCGAGTGTTTTCAAATAGTTGGAGAGGGCGAGGAGGGCGTCGGGTTTAAGGGTGCAGAGCATTCGCTTCCCTTTTCGTTCGATTTGGATAAGACCCGCGTCTTCGAGCTCGTGAAGGTGGTGGGAGATCGTGGAGCTGATCTTCTCTTCGCCGGTGATGTGGCAACAGATTTCTCCGGCGGTTGGACCTTCGACTCCACCCTCATCATCCACCGAGGCCCTTCCGCAGCACATAGAGGAGAGGAACTCCACAATGTGAAGCCGGGTTGGGTCACCAAGGGCTCGGAATGCTAGACGGTTCGTTTCGACATCCATCGAAATGATTCTACGCCATTATTTCGATGAAATGCGAAATGTTTTCAGTTTTTTGTTTCGGCGAGGGCAAGAAACTCTTCGACTTCTCCCGCAACGAGAATTGGCAGCAGAGGAGTCAACTCATCAATGGGCCAATCCCACCAAGCGACGGTCAGCAACCTCTCGACTTGATTGGAGGCGAATCGTTCTCGGATGAGTTTCGCGGGGTTTCCGCCGTAGATCGAGTAAGCCGGGACATCAGACGTCACCACGGAGCGCGCGGCAATGATAGCACCATCGCCAATAGTGACCCCTGGCATGATGAGCGCCTCGTAACCGATCCAAACATCGTTGCCCACGACCGTATCTCCCTTGAACGGAAAAACTGCGCGCTCGGAAAGCGCGGGTTCCCAGCCGTCACCGAAGATGTAGAACGGGTAGGTCGAGGTTCCGCTCATGATGTGGTTTGCACCGTTCATGATGAATTTCACACCTCGGGCGAGAGCACAGAATTTTCCGATGATGAGCTTGTCGCCGACGAACGGAAAGTGATAGAGAATGTTTTTCTCGAACTCGGCTGCCCCTTCGGGGTCGTCGTAATAGGTGTAGTCTCCGACGATCACGTTTGGGTTCGAAATCGCGTTTTTGATGAAGCAGACCTGCTCAAAACCCGGAACGGGGTGAAGCTCGGTCGGGTTGGGTCCGTTCATTCGGTTGGACTAGGATACTTGGAGTGGACCGTTGGCTTTTAGATTTTGGTTATCCGAACCTTAACTTGCGGAGCTTGGGGATCGCTCTAAAAGCCATGTCGTCACTGCGAAACTGCGGAACTGAGCAACTTCTAACGTCCGCACCAGCCGGGTAAACTTCCCCGCAGAAATGTCAGTCCTCGTCGACAAAAACACCAAAGTCATCGTTTGCGGAATCACTGGGAAAGAGGGTGGATTCCACACCGAACAGATGATCAACTACGGAACCAATATCGTCGGCGGAGTGACCCCCGGAAAAGGCGGTCAGGAGTTCCTGGGCAAGCCGGTTTTCAATACGGTCAAAGAAGCCGTAGAGGCTACGGGTGCGGATGCGTCGATCATTTTTGTTCCACCCCCCTTTGCGGCTGACTCCGTTCTGGAGTGCGAAGCGGCGGGGATGCCATTCGTGACCTTGATCACGGAGGGAATCCCAATCTCGGACATGACGATGGTTGTCAATCGGCTTAAGGCTAACGGCGTCACCCGGTTGCTCGGCGGAAACTGCGCGGGAATCATCACTCCGGGCGAGTGCAAGATGGGCATCATGCCTGGGCACATCTTTATGCCGGGCAACGTCGGAATGGTGAGCCGATCAGGAACGCTTACCTATGAGATTGTATGGGAAATGACCCGGGCCGGATTTGGTCAAACCACCTGCGTCGGAATCGGCGGAGACCCACTTCCAGGAACTCGGTTCATCGAAGTCATGGAAATGTTCCACAACGACCCCAAGACCGAAGCAGTCGTCTTCGTCGGCGAAATCGGCGGCTCGGACGAGGAAATGGCTTGCGAATGGGTGAAGGCTAACATGAAGAAGCCGGTTGTTGGATTCATCTCGGGTAGAACCGCACCTCCTGGAAAGCGAATGGGCCACGCAGGAGCGATCATCAGCGGAAAGACTGGGACTCCACAGTCCAAGGTTGACGCGCTTCTGGATTGCGGAGCTTTGGTCGCTGACCGCACCAGCGACGTACCTGCTCTGCTCAAGCAAGCAATGGGCGGCTAGCCGCCAGTATAGGTACTGCTACTTCAAAACCTGAACTATCTCGCGGAGGTAGTAGCCACCCTCATTGCTGAGGTAAATCACTGATCGGCCGAGGGCCTCCGTTTCAATGAGTTGGATGGCACCCTGGGTCATTAGCAGTTTCCCACGGCTCTTCTCCGTTGATTCCGCAACGATATCGATGAGCGGATTCTGAGCCAAGTTGGAGTCGCCCTTTGATCGCACCACCTCGTTGAACACGAATTTCGGCTTCATCCCTGGTTCGGTCTGGCCGACCGACGGAATCTCGGAGATCGGCAAAGCCGCTCCCGTCGCAAAGCTCAACCGATAATTGCCGAGCAACTTGTAGTCGGGAGCGCCATCTTGTAAAGTGATAATCGGGTCTCCGTCAGATGTTCGACTGCCGTAGGCGCCGCCTTGATAGGCCATCTTTTCCAACCGTTGAGTCTTCTGGCCACTGTTTGTAACGAATGAGATTTCGGTCGGACACCCTTCGCCACAAGAGAACACAAACGCTTTTTGGTCTGTACGCGACCCACAGACCGAAACGCTTCTTCCGACTATTCGATCCTTGATGACCTTCGCACCTTGACCGACCGGGCAGTAGACAACCTTCCAAATGAGGTTATCACCGGATGATTTTCCGACCACCAAACTGCAGATCACTCCTCCGTTGGGGCCGACTGGATCGATATCCATCACCACTTCGCCAAGTTGAATTTCGAACAGTGTGGACTTAACCCCCGACTGGATATCGAAGCGGCCAACTAGACGCCGTGAGGTTTGTTGACCACGTGCGACTCGCTCGCGCTCTACCACATATGAATCTTCTACGAACTCCTCGATGAACACAACAGAGTTTCCGGCAGGGCTATATTTGACTTTGCTAAGATATTGTCCCAGCTTGATCGATGGCCCCACAACATACGTTCGATCCCCGACCGCAATTGATCGATAGAAATCCGCCTGGGCGAAACAAACCGCAATTGCTCCGCCAACCGCTACTGAAACGAGCCAACGCAAAGAAGTGATCATTTCCAGGTTTCTACAGAGCCTGCGCCCGCAAAATTGCTGATCGTTACGTTGGCGGCTCGAAACTATGATCTACTTTCCGGCACGTTTACAGTGGTACATCAGGTGGGCATGCACAAAGGCAAGAGTCTCATTCAGGTTCAACGGGCCCCCAACTGGATGAACAAAGCAAACCCAAGAGTCTTGAACACCCTCATCGATCCGTTTCTCTAACTTGGCTTGAAGTTTTCGGAGTTTTGCAGCCGCCGCTTCAAAATCCGCATTCTCTGGGCAAGCGGGAAGAGCTCCCCGGGCCGGAACTGGTATTGCGCTTAACATGAGGAAGTTGACGATCCGCCTTCGCAAGGCCAGTCCGACATGACGCCTTGGCATTTCAACTTGTGAGCGCAAGCCGAGCAGAACACCTGTATGCACCTGAGAAAGGTGATCCAGAACCTGTACCGGAGTCCATCCTTCTGCGGGACCTTTTGCACTCGCCAAATGCTCAATCGTCTGTTCTACGAGCAGGCCAACGTCGGTAATCGTAGCCAACTACCGGTTCCGTCGCATGTAATTGCTGACCATTCCGTCGGGCTTAGGCAAAAATGCTTCTTGCATCTGCTGCGCGGAAAACGCACTCGGAGTGGAGCCGGTTCTTGCGTATTCGAAGACCGCCGCGGTGTAAATCCCCTGCAGGCAGCTGCTCAGGATGGCAATTCCTAACCAAACCACAACCGCGAGCCCGATCGCCGCTACGATCACCCAAACACTTTGAGTGAAGCATGCCGCAATGATCATCGGAATCGGCAGGAGCGACAAGAATCCCATTGCATAGGAGATCCCAACGTTTCCAATGAGCGTCTCGCCCCAAGCCTTCTTGATCGTTTCAAACGACG
It encodes:
- a CDS encoding DinB family protein is translated as MATITDVGLLVEQTIEHLASAKGPAEGWTPVQVLDHLSQVHTGVLLGLRSQVEMPRRHVGLALRRRIVNFLMLSAIPVPARGALPACPENADFEAAAAKLRKLQAKLEKRIDEGVQDSWVCFVHPVGGPLNLNETLAFVHAHLMYHCKRAGK
- a CDS encoding arsenite methyltransferase is translated as MNENTRLIDREDVREIVREKYGAAALTVLNGQGAACCGGNTGGGNDSCCGGDVITGNLYSESEAGDIPEAALLASLGCGNPTALASLSEGETVLDLGSGGGIDVLLSARRVGPTGFAFGLDMTDEMLALAERNKAESGITNVSFLKGHIESIPLPNNSVDVIISNCVINLSSDKDAVLREAFRVLKPGGRFAVSDVVVEGELPPAVRADMEAFIGCVAGAMEYSEYLGKLANAGFENASIEPTRRYTFADLEATTCTSPEVSALSADEKSNLDGRIMGAFIRASKPKEGACCGTECCK
- a CDS encoding metalloregulator ArsR/SmtB family transcription factor, translating into MDVETNRLAFRALGDPTRLHIVEFLSSMCCGRASVDDEGGVEGPTAGEICCHITGEEKISSTISHHLHELEDAGLIQIERKGKRMLCTLKPDALLALSNYLKTLAQPNDQTNCC
- a CDS encoding Vat family streptogramin A O-acetyltransferase, with product MNGPNPTELHPVPGFEQVCFIKNAISNPNVIVGDYTYYDDPEGAAEFEKNILYHFPFVGDKLIIGKFCALARGVKFIMNGANHIMSGTSTYPFYIFGDGWEPALSERAVFPFKGDTVVGNDVWIGYEALIMPGVTIGDGAIIAARSVVTSDVPAYSIYGGNPAKLIRERFASNQVERLLTVAWWDWPIDELTPLLPILVAGEVEEFLALAETKN
- the sucD gene encoding succinate--CoA ligase subunit alpha, translated to MSVLVDKNTKVIVCGITGKEGGFHTEQMINYGTNIVGGVTPGKGGQEFLGKPVFNTVKEAVEATGADASIIFVPPPFAADSVLECEAAGMPFVTLITEGIPISDMTMVVNRLKANGVTRLLGGNCAGIITPGECKMGIMPGHIFMPGNVGMVSRSGTLTYEIVWEMTRAGFGQTTCVGIGGDPLPGTRFIEVMEMFHNDPKTEAVVFVGEIGGSDEEMACEWVKANMKKPVVGFISGRTAPPGKRMGHAGAIISGKTGTPQSKVDALLDCGALVADRTSDVPALLKQAMGG